One Cytophagales bacterium DNA segment encodes these proteins:
- a CDS encoding retroviral-like aspartic protease yields MLSKNKILKSRAFTYNYNALANELRTEVGIIVVGQPAKKGKIFTAIWDTGATVTCITPKVVKELGLKPISKRKIYGADGELKEPADTFFVDIILPDKVIVRQVNVAELKNLKGCDILIGMDIITIGDFSITNINRKTTFSFRMPSLEEIDYVKQYKKAQG; encoded by the coding sequence ATGCTTAGCAAAAATAAAATTCTTAAAAGCAGGGCTTTTACCTACAATTATAATGCTTTAGCAAATGAACTTCGTACAGAGGTAGGTATTATAGTTGTTGGTCAACCAGCAAAGAAAGGAAAAATATTTACAGCTATTTGGGATACGGGAGCAACAGTGACTTGTATAACTCCTAAAGTTGTTAAAGAATTAGGATTAAAGCCAATCAGTAAAAGAAAAATATATGGTGCAGATGGAGAGTTAAAAGAACCCGCAGATACTTTTTTTGTTGATATTATTTTGCCTGATAAAGTTATCGTTCGACAAGTAAATGTAGCAGAATTAAAAAATCTTAAAGGTTGTGATATTTTAATTGGAATGGATATTATTACCATTGGTGATTTTTCTATTACTAATATCAATAGAAAAACAACATTTTCATTCAGGATGCCCTCTCTTGAAGA